A region of the Stutzerimonas stutzeri genome:
GACGCTCGGATCATGCTAGCCGCCGAAGTCGTCGAGCAGAATGTTTTCTGGCTCGACGCCTAGGTCGGTGAGCATCTTGATCACGGAAGCGTTCATCATCGGCGGGCCGCACATATAGAACTCGCAATCTTCCGGAGCCGGATGATCTTTCAGGTAGTTCTCGTACAGCACGTTGTGGATGAACCCGGTCGGGCCTTCCCAGTTATCTTCCGGCAGCGGATCGGACAGCGCCAAGTGCCACTTGAAGTTGGGATTCTCGGCCTGCAGCTGGTCGTACTCTTCCACGTAGAACGCTTCACGCATGGAGCGTGCGCCGTACCAGAAACTCATCTTACGCGTGGATTTCAGGCGCTTGAGCTGGTCGAAAATGTGCGAGCGCATCGGCGCCATACCGGCACCGCCACCGATGAAGACCATTTCAGCGTCGGTATCCTTGGCAAAGAACTCACCGAACGGTCCGTAAACGGTGATCTTGTCGCCCGGCTTGAGGCTGAACACGTAGGACGACATCTTGCCTGGCGGCAAATCATCCTTACCTGGCGGCGGCGAGGCGATACGGATATTGAACTTCACCAGACCGCGCTCTTCGGGGTAGTTGGCCATGGAGTAGGCACGAATGACGGTCTCGTCGCACTTCGATACATACTTCCACTGATCGAACTTGTCCCAGTCGCCGCGATACTCTTCCTGGATATCGAAGTCCTTGTAACGCACTTCATGCGGCGGACATTCCAGCTGCACGTAACCACCGGCACGGAAATCGACGTTCTCGCCTTCCGGCAGCTTGAGCGTCAGCTCCTTGATGAAGGTTGCAACGTTGGGATTGGAAACGACAGTGCATTCCCACTTCTTCACGCCGAACACTTCTTCCGGCACTTCGATCTTCATGTCCGCCTTGACCGGGGTCTGGCAGGACAGACGCCAGCCCTCGCCCGCTTCGCGGCGGGTGAAGTGCGACTCCTCGGTAGGCAGCATCTCGCCGCCACCGCTCTCGACGATGCACTTGCACTGCGCACAGGTGCCGCCGCCACCACAGGCGGATGAGAGGAAGATGTTGTTGGAAGCGAGCGTCTGCAGCAGCTTGCCACCAGCAGGGACGGTAATGGTCCGCTCGCCGTTGATTTCGATGGACACGTCGCCGCTGGAAACCAGCTTGGCGCGTGCAGCCAGGATGATCACCACCAGCGCAAGCACGATGGCGGTGAACATACCGATGGCGAGGAAAATTTCGTAACTCATCAGTCGTTCCGTCCTTACAGCTGTACGCCAGAGAAAGACATGAAGCCCAGCGACATCAGTCCGATGGTGATGAAGGTGATGCCCAACCCCTGCAACCCATCCGGAACATCGCTGTATTTCAGCTTCTCGCGAATACCGGCCAGCAAAGCGATGGCCAGCGCCCAGGATGCGCCGGAGCCGAACCCGTAGACGACACTCTCGCCCAAGTTGTAGTCACGCTCGACCATGAACAAAGTGCCACCCATGATGGCGCAGTTCACGGTGATCAGCGGCAGGAACACACCCAGTGCGTTGTAGAGGCT
Encoded here:
- the nqrF gene encoding NADH:ubiquinone reductase (Na(+)-transporting) subunit F codes for the protein MMSYEIFLAIGMFTAIVLALVVIILAARAKLVSSGDVSIEINGERTITVPAGGKLLQTLASNNIFLSSACGGGGTCAQCKCIVESGGGEMLPTEESHFTRREAGEGWRLSCQTPVKADMKIEVPEEVFGVKKWECTVVSNPNVATFIKELTLKLPEGENVDFRAGGYVQLECPPHEVRYKDFDIQEEYRGDWDKFDQWKYVSKCDETVIRAYSMANYPEERGLVKFNIRIASPPPGKDDLPPGKMSSYVFSLKPGDKITVYGPFGEFFAKDTDAEMVFIGGGAGMAPMRSHIFDQLKRLKSTRKMSFWYGARSMREAFYVEEYDQLQAENPNFKWHLALSDPLPEDNWEGPTGFIHNVLYENYLKDHPAPEDCEFYMCGPPMMNASVIKMLTDLGVEPENILLDDFGG